A single genomic interval of Theropithecus gelada isolate Dixy chromosome 16, Tgel_1.0, whole genome shotgun sequence harbors:
- the TMEM11 gene encoding transmembrane protein 11, mitochondrial isoform X2 produces the protein MVSLSATDCYIVHEIYNGENAQDQFEYELEQALEAQYKYIVIEPTRIGDETARWITVGNCLHKTAVLAGTACLFTPLALPLDYSHYISLPAGVLSLACCTLYGISWQFDPCCKYQVEYDAYKLSRLPLHTLTSSTPVVLVRKDDLHRKRLHNTIALAALVYCVKKIYELYAV, from the coding sequence GGTGAGCTTGTCGGCCACAGACTGCTACATTGTGCACGAGATCTACAATGGGGAGAATGCCCAAGACCAGTTTGAGTACGAGCTGGAGCAGGCCCTGGAAGCCCAGTACAAGTACATTGTGATTGAGCCCACGCGCATCGGCGACGAGACGGCCCGCTGGATCACCGTGGGCAACTGCCTGCACAAGACGGCCGTGCTGGCGGGCACCGCCTGCCTCTTCACCCCGTTGGCGCTGCCCTTAGATTATTCCCACTACATCTCCCTGCCCGCTGGTGTGCTGAGCCTGGCCTGCTGCACCCTCTATGGGATCTCCTGGCAGTTTGACCCTTGCTGCAAGTACCAAGTGGAGTACGACGCCTATAAACTGTCGCGCCTGCCTCTGCACACACTCACCTCCTCCACCCCAGTGGTGCTGGTCCGGAAGGACGACCTGCACAGAAAGAGACTGCACAACACGATAGCACTGGCCGCCCTGGTGTACTGTGTAAAGAAGATTTACGAACTCTATGCCGTATGA